A single genomic interval of Streptomyces sp. 1222.5 harbors:
- a CDS encoding catalase, with translation MSKRVLTTESGAPVADNQNSASAGAGGPLLLQDQHLLEKLARFNRERIPERVVHARGSGAYGHFEVTDDVTGFTHADFLSEIGKRTEVFLRFSTVADSLGGADAVRDPRGFAVKFYTEEGNYDLVGNNTPVFFIKDPIKFPDFIHSQKRDPFTGRQEPDNVWDFWAHAPEATHQVTWLMGDRGIPASYRHMNGYGSHTYQWTNAQGEAFFVKYHFKTNQGIRSLSSEQAAETVGQDANSHQTDLLQAIERGVHPSWTLYVQLMPAAEAADYRFNPFDLTKVWPHKDYPLQRVGRLVLDRNPDNVFAEVEQAAFSPNNFVPGIGPSPDKMLQGRLFAYADAHRYRLGVNHTLLAVNAPKAVPGGARNYGRDGLMAVNGQGRGAKNYEPNSYDGPVETGRPLSAPLPVSGHTGNHEAPLHTKDDDFVQAGDLYRLMSEEEKSRLVANIAGSLSQVSRDDVIEKNLAHFHAADPEYGKRVEAAVRALRED, from the coding sequence ATGTCGAAGCGCGTGCTGACGACAGAGTCCGGCGCCCCGGTCGCCGACAACCAGAACTCCGCCTCCGCCGGCGCAGGCGGCCCGCTCCTCCTCCAGGACCAGCACCTCCTGGAGAAGCTCGCGCGCTTCAACCGCGAGCGGATCCCGGAGCGCGTCGTGCACGCCCGCGGTTCCGGCGCGTACGGCCACTTCGAGGTGACGGACGACGTCACCGGCTTCACCCACGCCGACTTCCTGAGCGAGATCGGCAAGCGCACCGAGGTCTTCCTGCGCTTCTCGACGGTCGCCGACTCCCTCGGCGGCGCGGACGCCGTCCGCGACCCCCGCGGCTTCGCGGTGAAGTTCTACACCGAGGAGGGCAACTACGACCTCGTCGGCAACAACACCCCGGTGTTCTTCATCAAGGACCCGATCAAGTTCCCCGACTTCATCCACTCGCAGAAGCGGGACCCGTTCACGGGCAGGCAGGAGCCGGACAACGTCTGGGACTTCTGGGCGCACGCCCCCGAGGCCACGCACCAGGTGACCTGGCTGATGGGCGACCGCGGCATCCCGGCGTCGTACCGCCACATGAACGGCTACGGCTCGCACACCTACCAGTGGACGAACGCGCAGGGCGAGGCCTTCTTCGTCAAGTACCACTTCAAGACGAACCAGGGCATCCGCAGCCTGAGCAGCGAGCAGGCCGCGGAGACCGTGGGCCAGGACGCCAACTCCCACCAGACGGACCTGCTGCAGGCCATCGAGCGGGGCGTGCACCCGTCCTGGACCCTGTACGTGCAGCTCATGCCGGCGGCCGAGGCGGCCGACTACCGCTTCAACCCGTTCGACCTCACCAAGGTGTGGCCGCACAAGGACTACCCGCTCCAGCGGGTGGGCCGCCTGGTCCTCGACCGCAACCCGGACAACGTCTTCGCCGAGGTCGAGCAGGCCGCGTTCTCCCCGAACAACTTCGTGCCCGGTATCGGTCCGTCCCCGGACAAGATGCTCCAGGGCCGGCTGTTCGCCTACGCGGACGCCCACCGCTACCGCCTGGGCGTCAACCACACCCTGCTCGCCGTGAACGCCCCCAAGGCTGTCCCGGGCGGCGCCCGCAACTACGGCCGGGACGGCCTCATGGCGGTCAACGGCCAGGGTCGCGGCGCCAAGAACTACGAGCCGAACTCCTACGACGGCCCGGTCGAGACCGGCCGCCCGCTGTCGGCCCCCCTGCCGGTGTCGGGTCACACCGGCAACCACGAGGCTCCCCTCCACACCAAGGACGACGACTTCGTCCAGGCGGGCGACCTGTACCGCCTGATGTCCGAGGAGGAGAAGTCGCGTCTCGTCGCGAACATCGCCGGCAGCCTCTCGCAGGTCTCCCGCGACGACGTGATCGAGAAGAACCTGGCCCACTTCCACGCCGCCGACCCGGAGTACGGCAAGCGCGTGG
- a CDS encoding helix-turn-helix domain-containing protein has product MGGEMLPPDEAGPEDVVLAWEGVDVLAVRLPQLADSLDHILAAMERRQGRPLADLDRKAKQEVVRILEARGAFAVRHGVETVAGALGVSRFTVYNYLNREKGA; this is encoded by the coding sequence ATGGGCGGGGAGATGCTTCCGCCGGACGAGGCCGGTCCGGAGGATGTCGTCCTCGCCTGGGAGGGCGTCGACGTCCTCGCCGTACGCCTGCCCCAGCTCGCCGACTCCCTCGACCACATCCTCGCCGCCATGGAGCGCAGACAGGGCCGGCCGCTGGCCGACCTGGACCGCAAGGCCAAGCAGGAGGTCGTGCGCATACTGGAGGCGCGGGGCGCCTTCGCCGTGCGGCACGGCGTGGAGACGGTGGCGGGTGCACTGGGTGTCAGCCGCTTCACCGTCTACAACTACCTGAACCGGGAGAAGGGGGCCTGA
- a CDS encoding 2-hydroxy-3-oxopropionate reductase: protein MSNLPKIAWIGLGIMGSPMSENLVKAGYKVTGYTLEQDKLDRLAAAGGTAAGSIAEAVRDADVVITMVPASPHVEAIAYGPDGILENARSGALLIDMSSITPQTSVDLAAAAKDKGIRVLDAPVSGGEAGAVEAVLSIMVGGGQADFDEAKPIFDALGRTIVLCGPHGSGQTVKAANQLIVAVNIQACAEAVVFLEKSGVDLKAALDVLNGGLAGSTVLTRKKDNFLARDFKPGFRIDLHHKDMGIVTDAARNVGAALPVGSVVAQLVASLRAQGDGGLDHSALLRAVERLSGAKV, encoded by the coding sequence ATGAGCAACCTTCCCAAGATCGCCTGGATCGGCCTCGGCATCATGGGCTCCCCCATGTCCGAGAACCTGGTCAAGGCGGGTTACAAGGTCACCGGCTACACCCTGGAGCAGGACAAGCTGGACCGCCTGGCCGCTGCCGGCGGCACCGCGGCCGGCTCGATCGCCGAGGCGGTCCGGGACGCCGACGTGGTGATCACCATGGTCCCCGCCTCCCCGCACGTCGAGGCCATCGCCTACGGCCCCGACGGCATCCTGGAGAACGCCAGGTCCGGCGCCCTGCTGATCGACATGTCCTCGATCACCCCGCAGACCTCCGTGGACCTGGCCGCCGCCGCGAAGGACAAGGGCATCCGGGTGCTGGACGCCCCCGTGTCCGGTGGCGAGGCCGGCGCCGTGGAGGCCGTGCTGTCGATCATGGTCGGCGGCGGCCAGGCCGACTTCGACGAGGCCAAGCCGATCTTCGACGCCCTCGGCAGGACCATCGTGCTGTGCGGCCCGCACGGCTCCGGCCAGACCGTGAAGGCGGCCAACCAGCTGATCGTCGCCGTGAACATCCAGGCGTGCGCCGAGGCCGTGGTCTTCCTGGAGAAGTCGGGCGTGGACCTCAAGGCCGCGCTGGACGTCCTCAACGGCGGCCTCGCCGGCTCCACCGTGCTGACGCGCAAGAAGGACAACTTCCTGGCCCGCGACTTCAAGCCCGGCTTCCGCATCGACCTGCACCACAAGGACATGGGCATCGTCACCGACGCCGCCCGCAACGTCGGCGCGGCCCTGCCCGTCGGCAGCGTGGTCGCCCAGCTGGTCGCCTCCCTGCGCGCCCAGGGCGACGGCGGCCTGGACCACTCGGCCCTGCTGCGGGCGGTGGAGCGCCTCTCCGGCGCCAAGGTCTGA
- a CDS encoding TIM barrel protein, whose amino-acid sequence MGFADQRFNVNLSILFTELPLLERPAAAAAAGFSAVELWWPWIDSPTPERSELDALKKAIEDAGVQLTGLNFYAGQLPGPDRGALSVPGEESARFRANIDVAAGFAQSLGCKALNALYGNRVDGADPAAQDALALENLVLAARAADRIGAILLIEALNRPESPLYPLVSAPSAIDVVDKVNAATGLGNAKFLMDLYHLSMNGEDLPSVIDRYAARTGHVQIADNPGRGAPGTGSLPLEELLDRLRKAGYDGWVGLEYKPGGRPSAEAFAWLPREAR is encoded by the coding sequence ATGGGATTCGCAGACCAGCGCTTCAACGTCAACCTGTCGATCCTCTTCACGGAACTCCCGCTCCTGGAGCGTCCCGCGGCCGCCGCCGCGGCCGGCTTCTCCGCGGTCGAGCTGTGGTGGCCCTGGATCGACTCCCCCACCCCCGAGCGGTCCGAGCTCGACGCCCTGAAGAAGGCGATCGAGGACGCGGGCGTCCAGCTCACCGGGCTGAACTTCTACGCCGGGCAGCTGCCGGGCCCGGACCGCGGCGCCCTGTCGGTCCCGGGTGAGGAGTCGGCGAGGTTCCGCGCCAACATCGACGTGGCCGCGGGGTTCGCGCAGTCGCTCGGCTGCAAGGCCCTCAACGCCCTGTACGGCAACCGCGTCGACGGCGCGGACCCGGCCGCACAGGACGCGCTCGCCCTGGAGAACCTGGTGCTCGCCGCCCGGGCCGCCGACCGGATCGGCGCGATCCTGCTGATCGAGGCGCTCAACCGGCCCGAGTCGCCGCTGTACCCGCTGGTGTCGGCGCCGTCCGCGATCGACGTCGTCGACAAGGTCAACGCGGCCACGGGCCTCGGGAACGCGAAGTTCCTCATGGACCTGTACCACCTGTCGATGAACGGCGAGGACCTGCCCTCGGTGATCGACCGGTACGCGGCGAGGACCGGGCACGTGCAGATCGCCGACAACCCCGGCCGCGGCGCCCCCGGCACCGGCTCGCTCCCGCTGGAGGAGCTGCTGGACCGGCTGCGGAAGGCCGGTTACGACGGCTGGGTCGGCCTGGAGTACAAGCCGGGCGGCCGTCCCAGCGCCGAGGCCTTCGCGTGGCTCCCGCGCGAAGCGCGCTGA